The following is a genomic window from Pseudothermotoga thermarum DSM 5069.
TTAATTGGATGTTATCATTCTTCTTGTACAAAACCAGCGAGTCAAGTTGCTGAAAAATATGGTATACCCTTTGTGGCTGGTTCTTCAAGTTCTGCGGCATTAACCGAAAGAGGTTTGCAGTGGTTCTTCAGAATAGCTCCTCATGATGGGTTGGAAACCGATTTCTTCTTTGAATACCTTAGGTATTTGAACGGGAAATATAATGCGAATGTAAAACGTGTGGCAGTTGTCTATATAGACAACGAATATGGAGTTCACGCGGCACAGATGGTCAAGGAAAAGATAAAGAATTATCCGGAATTCACCTTGGTTGCCGATGTAAAATATCCAGTAAACGCCACAAACGTTGATATCGAGGTTCAGAAAGTGAAAGCTGCGAAACCAGATGCTGTTTTCCATGCTTCATATATAGGTGATATGACAATGTTTGCGAAGAAGTACAAAGAATTCAACGTTGCTCCAAAGGTTGTTCTGTCTTACTGTGGAGGTTATCATGATCCACAGTTTGTGATCAACCTTGGCAAAGACGCTGATTTCTTCTCTGGGGGAGCTGCAACTACACCTGTTCTCATGCCATTGTTGCCAGCCCTTGCAAAGATCAATGAAATGTACAAAGCAAAATCCGGCGTGGATATCGACGGTCCGACTTTGGAAGACTTTGCCTCGGCTCTTGTAATAGCTGAAGCCATAAACTTAGCAGGCTCAACGGAACCCA
Proteins encoded in this region:
- a CDS encoding ABC transporter substrate-binding protein translates to MGAIFPLTGPAAATGTKIKYAIEVAQEIINGVYPDLDVPLAKTSGLPNLGGAKVQFIFADHQANPELAMAGAERLITREKVVALIGCYHSSCTKPASQVAEKYGIPFVAGSSSSAALTERGLQWFFRIAPHDGLETDFFFEYLRYLNGKYNANVKRVAVVYIDNEYGVHAAQMVKEKIKNYPEFTLVADVKYPVNATNVDIEVQKVKAAKPDAVFHASYIGDMTMFAKKYKEFNVAPKVVLSYCGGYHDPQFVINLGKDADFFSGGAATTPVLMPLLPALAKINEMYKAKSGVDIDGPTLEDFASALVIAEAINLAGSTEPTKILEVLRNHTFEAPYVLSGKIKFGPDGQNIYNPNVMTQIINGVYEVVWPERFRTKEPAVPMPDWSKR